From a single Methylacidiphilum kamchatkense Kam1 genomic region:
- a CDS encoding 4Fe-4S dicluster domain-containing protein encodes MFLEKKKVLQRQDFGKLIDALHQEGYTIIGPVLSETAISYGEIQSEMDLPIGWTDIQEAGKYQIKRRPDEALFGYNVGFQSMKKYLFPPRQRLLTVDKKAGRLTFVEENPQIQKYAFLGVRSCDLHAALIQDKIFSEGKSRDKAYVRRREEAFVIVVQCGQSSSCCFCLSMGTGPKAEGGFDLALTECIDQQQHFFLIEIGSSRGEKLISSLPLRDVKEEDLLFAARVIENAKTQMTKVMDTAGIKELFYNNWEHSRWDDVASRCIACSTCTLVCPTCFCWTIEDSVSLNEQKAERWRRWDFCYSMEFSHLPSGSVRSSIKSRYRQWLSHKLASWIDQFGMSGCVGCGRCITWCPVGIDITEEVAALRVQSKEGVSQ; translated from the coding sequence ATGTTTTTAGAAAAAAAGAAGGTACTGCAAAGGCAAGATTTTGGTAAGCTCATCGATGCATTGCACCAAGAAGGATATACCATCATTGGACCTGTGTTGAGCGAGACTGCGATTAGCTATGGAGAAATTCAATCCGAAATGGATCTACCCATTGGATGGACAGATATTCAAGAGGCGGGGAAATACCAAATCAAAAGACGACCAGATGAAGCTCTTTTTGGTTATAATGTCGGTTTTCAGAGCATGAAAAAATATTTGTTTCCTCCAAGACAACGCCTCTTGACGGTTGATAAAAAAGCGGGCCGTCTTACTTTTGTTGAGGAAAATCCGCAAATACAGAAATATGCCTTCTTAGGAGTAAGGTCATGTGATCTTCATGCTGCTTTGATTCAAGACAAGATATTCTCTGAAGGAAAATCTCGAGACAAGGCTTATGTGAGAAGAAGAGAAGAGGCTTTTGTCATTGTAGTTCAGTGTGGACAATCTTCAAGTTGTTGCTTTTGTTTGTCTATGGGAACGGGGCCTAAAGCAGAAGGAGGATTTGATTTGGCGTTGACAGAATGTATTGATCAACAACAACACTTTTTCCTTATTGAAATTGGAAGCTCTAGAGGCGAAAAGCTTATCAGCTCTTTACCTTTAAGAGATGTAAAAGAAGAAGATCTTCTCTTTGCTGCTCGTGTTATTGAGAATGCCAAGACTCAAATGACAAAAGTAATGGATACAGCGGGAATAAAAGAACTATTTTATAACAATTGGGAGCATTCCCGCTGGGATGATGTTGCTAGTAGATGTATTGCTTGCTCAACCTGTACATTGGTTTGTCCTACATGTTTTTGTTGGACAATAGAAGATTCAGTATCTTTAAACGAACAAAAAGCGGAAAGATGGAGAAGATGGGATTTTTGTTATAGCATGGAGTTTAGCCATCTGCCTTCAGGTAGTGTTCGATCATCGATAAAATCAAGATATAGGCAATGGTTAAGTCATAAGTTGGCAAGTTGGATTGATCAGTTTGGAATGTCTGGATGTGTCGGCTGTGGCCGTTGTATAACCTGGTGTCCTGTTGGAATTGATATTACTGAAGAGGTTGCGGCCTTAAGAGTGCAATCAAAAGAAGGCGTTTCCCAATGA
- a CDS encoding dihydroorotate dehydrogenase-like protein — protein sequence MSVSLETTYLGLQLSSPLIPSASPLSKSLDTVKALEEIGAGAIVLYSLFEEDIENEALHLERSLTIGSESFAEALSYVPEIPGLRIGPEYYLDHLRRVKETVSIPVIASLNAQSPGQWIKFSKLLEQAGADALELNIYSIPCDPAMSSSDLEQKYLEIVKACRQSIKIPIAVKLSPYFTNILSFSTELAKTGINGLVLFNRFFQPDIDLENLQVEPRIALSTENELLLRITWIGILYDRIKLDFSATGGVLSASDALKAILSGATTVQLCSALLFHGIDYLKTIKNGIIEWMEKKGYPSVESIRGILSQKNCTDPSSYERAQYVYALSVYPSPSISGLEKKKTT from the coding sequence ATGAGTGTGAGTTTAGAAACAACCTATTTGGGATTGCAGTTGTCATCTCCTCTTATTCCTTCAGCTTCTCCACTGAGCAAATCATTAGATACAGTCAAGGCTTTAGAAGAAATCGGAGCAGGAGCCATAGTGCTCTATTCCCTTTTTGAAGAAGATATTGAAAACGAAGCCCTCCATTTGGAAAGATCCTTAACAATAGGGAGCGAATCTTTTGCTGAAGCCTTAAGTTATGTTCCTGAAATCCCTGGATTAAGGATAGGCCCTGAATACTATCTTGATCATTTAAGACGGGTCAAAGAAACAGTTAGTATTCCTGTAATTGCCAGTTTAAATGCTCAAAGTCCAGGGCAATGGATTAAGTTTTCTAAGCTTTTGGAGCAAGCAGGAGCTGATGCTTTGGAACTCAACATTTATTCTATCCCTTGTGATCCCGCTATGAGTTCTTCCGATTTGGAACAAAAATATTTAGAGATCGTCAAAGCCTGTCGCCAATCTATAAAGATACCCATTGCAGTCAAATTAAGTCCTTATTTTACTAATATTTTATCCTTTTCTACAGAGCTTGCAAAAACAGGAATCAATGGCCTGGTTCTTTTTAACCGTTTTTTCCAGCCAGATATTGATTTAGAAAACTTGCAGGTAGAACCTAGAATTGCTCTCAGTACCGAAAACGAACTTCTTTTGAGGATTACTTGGATAGGGATCTTATACGATAGAATTAAGCTAGATTTTTCGGCAACAGGTGGGGTATTGTCTGCCAGTGACGCTTTGAAAGCCATTCTTTCAGGTGCTACAACTGTTCAACTTTGCTCAGCACTTCTTTTTCATGGCATAGATTATTTGAAAACAATTAAAAATGGGATCATTGAATGGATGGAAAAAAAAGGATATCCCTCAGTGGAGTCAATCAGGGGAATTTTGAGTCAGAAAAATTGCACGGATCCTTCTAGCTATGAAAGAGCCCAATATGTTTATGCCCTATCTGTTTATCCGAGCCCTTCAATATCTGGTTTAGAAAAAAAGAAAACAACCTAA
- the nifJ gene encoding pyruvate:ferredoxin (flavodoxin) oxidoreductase: MAGVSCRTIDANEAVARIAYLLSEVIAIYPITPSSPMGEWVDKWRAERKTNLWGLLPQVVEMQSEGGVAGVLHGALLTGSLASTFTASQGLLLMLPNMYKMAGELLPAVFHVASRTIATHALSIFGDHSDVMAARTTGFALLCSHSVQEAADLALIAHLSSLEASLPFLHFFDGFRTSHEINTIKQIEEGQIKELISVEAILKFRQRGLNPERPLLYGSAQNPDVFFQARERANPFYLACPGIVQSIMDRVGALTGRHYKLFEYHGDPQATMVVVVMGSASETLCRVVDSLNSLGYKTGVVKVRLFSPFDQQSFLKCFPRTTKIIGVLDRCKEPGAVGEPLFVQVASAILNNVDKSWFPFLDLPRVIGGRYGLSSKEFTPAMAKAVFDHLSKKDPQGSFTVGIEDDLTQSSIAVDESFTIENKTLYEAVFYGLGSDGTVSANKNTIKIIGENVGLCAQGYFVYDSKKSGSLTISHLRFGSSPITAPYLVEKPDFVGCHQFEFLFKYDILKGIKNGGILLVNSPYSPDETWDKIPREVQQKILSKRIQFFVIDAYKIAKDCGLGSRINTIMQIAFFELTALIPIDEALDYIRDHIRSSYGYRGEEVVRKNFEALEKALKALCRVKLDGKSLGSVPVLPPVSEKAPEYVKSVIGEMIALRGDRLPVSAFSPFGAFPTATSQWEKRNISLEVPLWEPSLCIQCGKCVMACPHAVLRAKVYDSTFVEKAPGGFLKADARYPEWDGLFYTIAVSEADCTGCGICVDVCPAFDKYSPSKKAIHMRSRKELFTKTEESLFEYFQGIPDVEKEKIDFGSVRQVALLRPLFEFPGACAGCGETPYLKLLSQLFGDRLLIANATGCSSIYGGNLPTTPWAKDKDGRGPAWANSLFEDNAEFGLGFRLGLDAIGQWARKLLTQLGESGWIEQNLVQELINVEEMTTKEYSDQKKRIKFLKERLEALKFPDSKVFLTAADYLSKKSVWIVGGDGWAYDIGLGGLIHVLALNFNVNILVLDTEVYSNTGGQASKATPRGAVAKFATSGKSTPKMDLALMAISLGNVYVASVSIGADEEHTLSAFTEADAFEGPSLILAYSHCIAHGIDMAKAMHHQKMVVGSGRWPIFRYNPKGYPDGKRLKLDWDKQVCDIEKSELVENRFRMLFLSDPERAEELLAQAISDCRNHLDSYKKIG; this comes from the coding sequence ATGGCTGGGGTTTCATGCAGAACAATTGACGCTAATGAGGCAGTTGCAAGAATTGCTTATCTTCTGAGCGAAGTGATAGCCATCTATCCTATAACTCCATCTTCGCCTATGGGAGAATGGGTAGATAAATGGAGAGCAGAAAGAAAAACAAACCTTTGGGGACTTCTTCCTCAGGTTGTTGAAATGCAAAGTGAGGGTGGAGTTGCTGGGGTATTACATGGTGCCCTTCTAACTGGAAGCCTTGCTTCGACTTTTACTGCTTCCCAAGGACTTTTATTAATGTTGCCAAATATGTACAAGATGGCAGGGGAACTGCTGCCTGCAGTTTTTCATGTGGCTTCTAGAACCATTGCTACCCATGCGTTGTCCATTTTTGGGGATCATAGCGATGTCATGGCTGCTCGAACTACAGGATTTGCTCTCTTATGCTCCCATTCTGTGCAAGAGGCAGCTGATTTGGCACTCATTGCCCATCTCTCCTCTTTAGAAGCCTCTTTACCCTTTCTTCATTTTTTTGATGGCTTTCGAACCAGTCACGAAATCAACACAATTAAACAAATAGAAGAGGGGCAAATCAAAGAGCTTATTTCTGTTGAGGCAATTTTGAAGTTTAGACAGCGTGGGCTTAATCCCGAAAGGCCGCTGCTTTATGGAAGTGCTCAAAACCCTGATGTATTTTTTCAAGCTAGGGAAAGAGCTAATCCATTTTACTTGGCATGTCCTGGGATTGTGCAAAGCATCATGGATAGAGTGGGGGCTCTGACGGGGCGTCACTATAAATTGTTTGAATATCATGGGGATCCCCAAGCAACAATGGTTGTGGTTGTGATGGGATCGGCTTCAGAAACCCTTTGTAGAGTTGTAGATAGCTTAAATTCTCTAGGCTATAAAACTGGAGTCGTTAAGGTTAGATTGTTTAGTCCTTTCGATCAGCAAAGTTTTTTAAAGTGCTTTCCTCGGACCACGAAGATTATTGGGGTGCTGGATAGGTGCAAAGAACCAGGGGCTGTGGGCGAACCACTTTTTGTGCAGGTTGCTTCGGCCATATTAAACAACGTGGACAAGAGTTGGTTCCCATTCTTGGATCTGCCTAGAGTTATAGGAGGCAGATATGGGCTATCCTCCAAAGAGTTTACTCCAGCAATGGCTAAAGCGGTATTTGATCACCTTTCCAAAAAGGATCCTCAAGGATCATTTACGGTGGGGATTGAAGATGACCTCACTCAGAGCAGCATTGCTGTCGATGAATCCTTTACTATAGAAAACAAAACTCTCTATGAAGCGGTGTTTTATGGATTAGGTTCAGATGGGACGGTAAGCGCTAATAAAAATACGATCAAAATTATCGGGGAAAATGTAGGTCTTTGTGCTCAAGGTTATTTTGTCTATGATTCTAAAAAGTCTGGTTCCTTGACGATTTCACACCTGAGATTTGGATCCAGTCCCATTACTGCACCCTATTTAGTTGAAAAACCTGATTTTGTGGGCTGTCATCAGTTCGAATTTCTCTTTAAATATGATATCCTCAAAGGCATTAAAAATGGGGGCATTTTGTTAGTGAATAGCCCTTATAGTCCTGATGAAACCTGGGATAAGATTCCGCGGGAAGTCCAGCAGAAAATATTATCCAAGCGTATCCAATTTTTTGTTATTGACGCCTACAAGATCGCTAAAGACTGCGGCTTGGGAAGCAGGATAAACACGATCATGCAAATAGCTTTTTTTGAGCTTACCGCTCTCATTCCAATTGATGAGGCTTTGGATTATATCAGAGACCATATTCGTAGCAGTTATGGATATCGGGGAGAGGAAGTGGTTAGAAAAAATTTCGAGGCTTTAGAAAAGGCATTAAAAGCTCTTTGTAGAGTTAAACTAGATGGGAAAAGCCTTGGTTCGGTTCCGGTGTTACCTCCAGTTTCCGAAAAGGCGCCTGAATATGTAAAAAGTGTCATTGGAGAAATGATTGCATTACGTGGCGACAGACTTCCTGTAAGTGCTTTTTCTCCTTTTGGTGCTTTTCCTACGGCAACCTCTCAGTGGGAAAAGCGTAATATTTCCCTTGAAGTACCTCTTTGGGAACCATCCCTTTGTATTCAATGCGGTAAATGTGTCATGGCATGTCCTCATGCGGTGCTGCGGGCTAAAGTTTATGATTCGACATTTGTTGAAAAAGCTCCAGGAGGTTTTTTAAAAGCGGATGCACGATACCCTGAATGGGATGGTTTATTCTACACCATTGCTGTTTCAGAAGCCGATTGTACGGGCTGTGGAATATGTGTGGATGTGTGCCCGGCATTTGATAAGTACTCCCCAAGCAAAAAGGCCATACATATGAGAAGCCGCAAGGAGCTTTTTACTAAAACTGAAGAGAGTCTTTTTGAATATTTCCAAGGAATTCCAGACGTTGAGAAAGAAAAAATTGACTTCGGATCTGTAAGACAAGTGGCTCTTTTACGTCCGTTATTCGAATTTCCGGGAGCCTGTGCTGGGTGTGGGGAAACACCTTACTTAAAATTATTAAGCCAACTCTTTGGTGATAGGCTGCTTATTGCTAATGCTACTGGTTGCTCCTCGATATATGGGGGCAACTTACCTACTACTCCTTGGGCAAAAGACAAGGATGGTAGAGGACCTGCTTGGGCAAATTCGCTATTTGAAGACAATGCGGAATTTGGTCTTGGCTTTCGTCTAGGATTGGATGCGATCGGCCAGTGGGCTCGCAAGCTTTTAACCCAATTAGGTGAAAGTGGTTGGATAGAGCAAAATCTAGTCCAAGAATTAATTAATGTCGAAGAGATGACGACAAAGGAATATTCAGATCAAAAAAAGCGGATTAAGTTCCTCAAGGAAAGATTGGAGGCATTGAAATTTCCGGATTCAAAAGTGTTTTTGACAGCGGCTGATTATCTTTCAAAGAAAAGCGTCTGGATTGTAGGAGGAGATGGGTGGGCTTATGATATTGGACTAGGAGGACTAATCCATGTCCTAGCCTTAAATTTCAATGTTAATATATTGGTATTGGATACAGAAGTTTATTCCAATACAGGCGGACAGGCTTCGAAAGCAACACCAAGGGGAGCAGTTGCAAAATTTGCGACTTCTGGCAAATCAACTCCCAAAATGGATCTTGCCCTTATGGCAATTTCCTTGGGTAATGTATATGTTGCATCAGTCTCAATTGGCGCTGATGAAGAGCATACACTGAGTGCTTTTACAGAAGCCGATGCTTTTGAAGGTCCAAGCCTTATCTTGGCTTATTCTCATTGTATAGCTCATGGTATTGATATGGCCAAGGCGATGCACCATCAAAAAATGGTTGTCGGCTCAGGTCGTTGGCCAATTTTCCGTTATAATCCAAAAGGCTATCCAGATGGAAAACGCCTTAAATTAGATTGGGATAAACAAGTATGTGATATTGAAAAATCTGAACTAGTGGAAAATAGGTTTAGGATGCTTTTTCTAAGCGATCCGGAGAGGGCTGAAGAATTACTAGCGCAGGCTATTTCGGATTGTCGGAATCATCTCGATTCTTACAAAAAGATTGGTTAA
- a CDS encoding 4Fe-4S dicluster domain-containing protein, with product MDRFGPKKFKITKREFQSILDALKRKGFKTIGPTVSKDAIVYEEIDSLNDLPIGIGDEQEAGSYRLKKRTEATLFGFASSPHSWKQFLFPSQEKIFSIHQPTEKTSPPLINPSVTQPPPLAFIGVRSCDLQAIAIQNRVFLEGPYPHAGYKSRARGLFILAVNCAYPSATCFCSSMGTGPRAKSGFDLLVTEVLNGQKEPFYLIEAGSSQGEEIIAQIEKTDATEEDLKKENGVIQNAEKQILRRIETQGIKELLYNNQQHPRWTEIAQRCLSCANCTFVCPTCFCSTLIDIPRKAQEIERWMVWDSCFTLNFTHTPAGSVRKSVLSRYRQWMTHKLASWIDQFGLSGCVGCGRCITWCPVGIDITEEAEIIRKTSPVKMPS from the coding sequence ATGGATAGATTTGGTCCAAAAAAGTTTAAAATTACCAAAAGAGAATTTCAATCCATCCTCGATGCTCTTAAAAGAAAAGGATTCAAAACCATCGGTCCAACGGTTTCAAAAGACGCTATTGTCTATGAAGAAATTGACTCTTTGAACGATCTTCCCATAGGCATAGGAGATGAACAGGAAGCAGGAAGCTATCGGCTTAAAAAAAGAACAGAGGCTACCCTATTTGGTTTTGCATCTTCACCCCACAGCTGGAAACAGTTCTTATTCCCATCCCAAGAAAAAATATTTTCTATCCATCAGCCCACCGAAAAAACGTCGCCTCCTTTGATTAATCCATCAGTTACGCAACCTCCTCCACTGGCTTTCATTGGGGTCAGATCTTGTGATCTGCAGGCTATTGCTATACAGAACCGTGTTTTTTTGGAGGGTCCCTACCCTCACGCCGGTTATAAATCCCGAGCCAGGGGTCTATTTATCCTCGCTGTTAATTGTGCTTATCCTTCTGCCACTTGCTTCTGTTCTTCAATGGGGACAGGACCAAGAGCGAAAAGTGGTTTTGATCTTCTTGTAACCGAAGTTTTAAACGGTCAAAAAGAACCTTTCTATCTAATCGAAGCTGGTAGTTCTCAGGGAGAAGAAATCATTGCGCAAATCGAAAAGACCGATGCTACGGAAGAAGACTTAAAAAAAGAGAATGGTGTTATTCAAAATGCTGAAAAACAGATCCTTCGTCGCATTGAAACCCAAGGAATTAAAGAACTGCTTTATAATAATCAGCAACACCCTCGATGGACAGAAATAGCCCAAAGGTGTCTTTCCTGTGCCAACTGCACTTTTGTTTGTCCAACCTGCTTTTGCTCCACTCTTATTGATATTCCCAGAAAGGCACAAGAGATAGAAAGATGGATGGTATGGGATTCTTGCTTTACTCTGAATTTCACGCATACTCCAGCTGGAAGTGTGAGAAAAAGCGTTTTATCTCGTTACCGACAATGGATGACCCATAAACTAGCTTCATGGATAGATCAATTTGGGCTATCCGGTTGCGTAGGCTGTGGCCGTTGCATTACCTGGTGTCCTGTTGGTATTGACATCACGGAGGAAGCTGAAATTATTAGAA